Proteins encoded by one window of Deinococcus metalli:
- a CDS encoding ABC transporter ATP-binding protein, whose protein sequence is MTLNEDHPAVPLASLRSVSRQYGDLSVLQDVTLDLHAGEFVSVTGPSGSGKSTLLSVLGLLERPSRGQVCLHGQDAWTLPDRAQSRLRGEMLGFVFQGFHLLPELSALDNVARPLRWAGVTRVRARERALHALEAVGLGARAGHRPAQLSGGEQQRVAIARAIVREPALLLADEPTGNLPQAMWGEILDLFADLHARGHTVVVVTHDPLVAARAQRHVVLKDGRVVEDGRR, encoded by the coding sequence ATGACCCTGAATGAAGATCATCCTGCCGTCCCCCTCGCTTCCCTGCGCTCCGTCTCCCGGCAGTACGGCGACCTGAGCGTGCTCCAGGACGTTACCCTCGACCTGCACGCCGGCGAGTTCGTCTCGGTCACCGGCCCCTCGGGGAGTGGCAAGTCCACGCTGCTGAGCGTCCTGGGGCTGCTCGAGCGGCCCAGCCGCGGGCAGGTGTGCCTGCACGGCCAGGACGCTTGGACGCTCCCCGACCGCGCGCAGTCGCGGCTGCGCGGCGAGATGCTGGGCTTCGTCTTCCAGGGCTTCCACCTGCTGCCGGAGCTGAGCGCGCTCGACAACGTGGCCCGGCCGCTCCGCTGGGCGGGGGTTACCAGAGTGCGGGCGCGGGAACGGGCCCTGCACGCCCTGGAGGCCGTCGGGCTGGGGGCCCGGGCCGGGCACCGCCCGGCGCAGCTCAGTGGGGGGGAGCAGCAGCGCGTGGCGATCGCCCGCGCCATTGTCCGCGAGCCCGCCCTGCTGCTCGCCGACGAGCCCACCGGCAACCTACCCCAGGCCATGTGGGGGGAGATCCTCGACCTCTTCGCCGACCTGCACGCCCGCGGCCACACCGTCGTGGTGGTCACCCATGACCCGCTGGTGGCGGCGCGCGCGCAGCGGCACGTCGTGCTAAAGGACGGACGGGTAGTGGAAGACGGGAGACGCTGA
- a CDS encoding ArdC family protein, translating to MPYKKPSTPEEKEGAREASQAITQELMARIDTCAQRLAEQLGAGASDELLTFMRFSARFHTYSLNNQVLIWLQAPEAAHVAGFHAWKALGRTVKKGSKAVRVLAPLVMPDHEAPPVNGKPAQKVVGFKYSSIFADYDTEGDPLPSAAFMVVQGGDDGTRALLRSLTAACPVPVRWEDGEGRGAHGWTDGGQIVLSREKCQGEPAHALRVFFHEWAHVSLHFQGAGKRAEDLPDRTTRELEADAAAYVLSSVYGVEATAAVADYITHWGGNAEKLHGSMTRIQRAVSSILGALEEQAEVMPQAAD from the coding sequence ATGCCGTACAAGAAGCCCAGCACCCCCGAGGAAAAAGAAGGCGCCCGCGAGGCCTCCCAGGCCATCACGCAGGAACTCATGGCGCGCATTGATACGTGCGCCCAGCGCCTGGCCGAACAGCTGGGGGCCGGGGCCAGTGACGAGCTGCTGACCTTCATGCGCTTCTCTGCCCGCTTCCACACCTACAGCCTCAACAATCAGGTGTTGATCTGGTTGCAGGCTCCCGAAGCGGCGCACGTGGCCGGGTTCCACGCGTGGAAGGCCCTGGGCCGCACCGTCAAGAAGGGGTCAAAGGCCGTGCGCGTGCTGGCCCCCCTGGTGATGCCCGATCACGAGGCCCCGCCCGTGAACGGCAAGCCCGCTCAGAAGGTCGTGGGCTTCAAGTACAGCTCTATTTTTGCCGACTATGACACCGAAGGCGACCCGCTGCCCAGCGCCGCCTTCATGGTGGTTCAGGGGGGAGACGACGGCACACGCGCGCTGCTGCGCTCGCTCACGGCCGCGTGCCCGGTGCCCGTTCGGTGGGAGGACGGCGAGGGGCGCGGGGCGCACGGCTGGACGGACGGCGGGCAGATCGTCCTGAGCCGCGAGAAGTGCCAGGGCGAACCGGCGCACGCGCTGCGCGTGTTCTTTCACGAGTGGGCGCATGTCTCACTCCACTTCCAGGGCGCGGGCAAACGCGCCGAGGATCTGCCCGACCGCACGACGCGCGAGCTGGAAGCCGACGCCGCCGCCTACGTGCTGAGCAGCGTCTACGGCGTCGAGGCCACCGCCGCTGTGGCCGACTACATCACCCACTGGGGCGGCAACGCCGAGAAGCTGCACGGCAGCATGACCAGGATTCAGCGCGCTGTGTCAAGCATCCTGGGCGCGCTGGAAGAGCAGGCCGAAGTGATGCCGCAGGCGGCGGACTGA